A stretch of DNA from Brevibacillus ruminantium:
ATGTGACGGAGACTGCCGGGAAAGTGAATGTCAAAATGTCCGTCAAAGCTATTGTCGGTGATGTACTCGATACTGTGCGGCATAGACGTCATCGAAGCAGCCAGTTTTCTGCCGTTCACTTCTACGAGGACCGGGCGCACCTTCCAGGAATAACTGCCCCCCCAGATATCTTTGATGATCGCCGCATCTGCTGCTGTCAGCGGCTCGGTGTCCGAGTGAAAAGAGCCGATCGTCCGCTTAACCTTAAATTTTCGTTTTGTTTCGAAATCGGTTACGACTGCAACCGTGTTGATCGGGAAGAGGTACTGGGCTGCTTCAAACCAATCCAGATACTCGCCATAGGCAGCCCCCGGAGTCGAGGTGAGCGGGATATGATGCACCGGAATTTTTACGGTCTGTCCAATTTGCAGGTAATCCTTTTCCGTTAGTTTATTTGCCTGTAAAAACTCCTCCTGCGGAATGCCGTGTGCGATGGAAATGGTCCAGGGTGTATCTCCTTGGGAAACGGTGTACGTGGACATCGTCACCCAGGGCTTGTCTGCTTTTACGGATTGGGTAGCCTCCCCCAAGCGAACAGTATAGACCTGAGAATCTGGCGGTATGTAGAGGTTTTGACCTATCAAGAGCATGTCCGACTGAAGCTGGTTGGCTGCCTTCAGTTGTTCGACAGTCACGCCATACCTGTAAGCGATTTTTCCGAGCGTGTCTCCTGATTGGACGGAAATGGATTCTGCCGATGCCTGAGCGAGCGGAAGCATGGCAAGAGCGAGCAATGTACTGACAGTCGTGCGTTTCCAAGATGCGTTGAACATAGATGTCTGTCCCCCTTGGTCGTTTACTCATGTTGTGCATACTGCGCAAGAATATTGTAAACGGAGGAAACAGCTGCTTTCATTGGATAAATGCTTCCTTCATTGGCAAACGGATCCAGCGCCTGGAAACAAAAAATGCGTGGGATTCAGCACGTCCTGTGTGCATCCTTCCACGCTAATCAAAAGGGTTAAAATGGATCAACCGTTGTACACCTCATTTAGATAGGCTGTTTCTGCTTTATCGATCTGGGTATGATTCATTTTTTTCA
This window harbors:
- a CDS encoding muramidase family protein encodes the protein MFNASWKRTTVSTLLALAMLPLAQASAESISVQSGDTLGKIAYRYGVTVEQLKAANQLQSDMLLIGQNLYIPPDSQVYTVRLGEATQSVKADKPWVTMSTYTVSQGDTPWTISIAHGIPQEEFLQANKLTEKDYLQIGQTVKIPVHHIPLTSTPGAAYGEYLDWFEAAQYLFPINTVAVVTDFETKRKFKVKRTIGSFHSDTEPLTAADAAIIKDIWGGSYSWKVRPVLVEVNGRKLAASMTSMPHSIEYITDNSFDGHFDIHFPGSLRHMDNLIDPDHQAAIKIAAGLSK